One Halobacterium sp. DL1 DNA window includes the following coding sequences:
- a CDS encoding secretion system protein: MLEHADAVPAPVPPDDGDAWYAPAVRSQYEVHPGVVVTVSERADSFEYAVRTPPLGEDDEAALDRVTDYFADAQLSRPRTREGTRERVAAGLGEKHRRVLARLTDCSRAARRRVEFHALCAVRGLGDLTPLALDEGVEVADAATESLVVHTAEYAPAVTDIPADPPHLDRFLSERLARYTVPFRDFDVPVVVYRERVLGRDAFDTKYAVREPDRLPGDDELIAECKDRIWEANVEGLLGDGADRTAFVAERAREFLSRRLTVRNTRAWLEATRHRVRAALAEYGLAVPPVGRRFSDDRLDDLTYYVLRDFVGDGELTVPIRDDRLEDVEANRVGERVKVVPRGDLRAHGERLPTNLSLDDEQRFVNLVTQLAARDGVELNASNPSAKVNLEPAEVSGDVTIRCAVALPVISEGGPHVSIRKQAADALTPVDLLQRNSLSADVVALLWMVYEHHGVVLFSGPTGVGKTTLMNAHMPFVPFDDRPISIDEGSREVRLPHETGVSLTTRDHEREFKRVSMADLMTETNYLNPDVEVIAEINTRESFESFAQVLNTGHGVVGTTHAEDVETLVNRAIEQGVPAYLLREVDLVVFPRHVDGDRYVGEVVELVGDEEAPDDARSVQKDDGTIHYRRVVERTPDDDFSFVGAENVCFIDRLAARTDRPVADVREEFAQKRRYVEYLHDQGVSNFEELFGLLSDLRTDEAATVERLHRRAEE, translated from the coding sequence ATGCTGGAACACGCCGACGCAGTACCGGCGCCCGTCCCGCCGGACGACGGTGATGCCTGGTACGCGCCCGCTGTCCGCTCGCAGTACGAGGTCCACCCGGGCGTGGTGGTCACCGTGAGTGAGCGCGCGGACAGCTTCGAGTACGCAGTGCGGACGCCGCCGTTGGGCGAGGACGACGAGGCCGCCCTCGACCGCGTCACGGACTACTTCGCGGACGCGCAGCTCTCCCGGCCACGAACGCGGGAGGGGACGAGAGAGCGCGTCGCGGCGGGCCTCGGCGAGAAACACCGCCGCGTGCTCGCTCGCCTGACGGACTGCTCGCGGGCCGCCCGGCGGCGCGTCGAGTTCCACGCGCTCTGTGCGGTCCGCGGCCTGGGCGATCTCACGCCGCTGGCGCTCGACGAGGGCGTGGAGGTAGCGGACGCCGCCACCGAATCGCTGGTCGTCCACACCGCCGAGTACGCGCCCGCCGTCACCGACATCCCCGCCGACCCGCCGCACCTCGACCGGTTCCTCTCCGAGCGCCTCGCCCGGTACACCGTCCCGTTCCGGGACTTCGACGTTCCCGTGGTCGTCTACCGCGAGCGTGTCCTCGGGCGGGACGCGTTCGACACCAAGTACGCCGTCCGCGAACCCGACCGCCTCCCGGGCGACGACGAACTTATCGCCGAATGTAAAGACAGAATCTGGGAGGCCAACGTCGAGGGGCTGCTCGGCGACGGCGCCGACCGCACCGCGTTCGTCGCGGAGCGCGCCCGCGAATTCCTCTCCCGGCGGCTCACCGTGCGGAACACGCGGGCGTGGCTGGAGGCCACGCGACACCGCGTGCGTGCGGCGCTCGCGGAGTACGGGCTCGCGGTGCCGCCGGTCGGGCGCCGGTTCTCGGACGACCGGCTCGACGACCTCACGTACTACGTCCTCCGGGACTTCGTCGGCGACGGCGAACTCACTGTCCCCATCCGCGACGACCGCCTGGAAGACGTGGAGGCCAACCGCGTCGGCGAGCGCGTGAAGGTCGTCCCGCGGGGCGACCTGCGGGCCCACGGCGAGCGCCTGCCGACGAACCTCTCGCTGGACGACGAGCAGCGCTTCGTCAACCTCGTCACCCAGCTGGCCGCCCGCGACGGCGTCGAGCTGAACGCCTCGAACCCCTCGGCGAAGGTGAACCTCGAACCCGCGGAGGTGAGTGGGGACGTGACCATCCGGTGTGCCGTCGCGCTCCCCGTCATCAGCGAGGGCGGCCCCCACGTCTCTATCCGCAAGCAGGCCGCCGACGCGCTGACGCCCGTCGACCTCCTCCAGCGGAACAGCCTCTCGGCGGACGTGGTCGCGCTGCTCTGGATGGTGTATGAACACCACGGCGTCGTCCTCTTCTCCGGGCCGACCGGCGTGGGGAAGACGACGCTCATGAACGCCCACATGCCGTTCGTCCCCTTCGACGACCGCCCCATTAGCATCGACGAGGGCTCCCGCGAAGTCCGTCTCCCCCACGAGACCGGCGTCTCGCTCACCACCCGGGACCACGAGCGCGAGTTCAAGCGGGTCTCGATGGCCGACCTGATGACCGAGACCAACTACCTCAACCCCGACGTCGAGGTCATCGCCGAGATCAACACCCGGGAGAGCTTCGAGAGCTTCGCGCAGGTACTGAACACCGGCCACGGCGTCGTCGGCACCACGCACGCCGAGGACGTCGAGACGCTCGTCAACCGCGCCATCGAGCAGGGCGTGCCCGCCTACCTCCTCCGCGAGGTGGACCTCGTCGTCTTCCCCCGACACGTCGACGGCGACCGTTACGTCGGCGAGGTGGTCGAACTCGTCGGCGACGAGGAGGCACCCGACGACGCTCGGAGCGTCCAGAAGGACGACGGCACAATCCACTACCGCCGCGTGGTCGAGCGCACGCCCGACGACGACTTCTCGTTCGTCGGCGCCGAGAACGTGTGCTTCATCGACCGTCTCGCCGCGCGCACCGACCGGCCGGTCGCCGACGTCCGCGAGGAGTTCGCGCAGAAGCGCCGCTACGTCGAGTACCTCCACGACCAGGGCGTCTCGAACTTCGAGGAGCTGTTCGGCCTCCTGTCGGACCTCCGCACCGACGAAGCCGCGACCGTCGAGCGACTCCACCGGAGGGCCGAGGAGTGA